The Prosthecobacter fusiformis sequence CCATGTCCATGCCCGGGAACCCGGTCAGGAAGACAAGGAAAACATCGCCACTTGCGCCGAGGCGGCGATCAATGGGGGCATCACCGGTTTCGTCATGATGCCGAATACAGCTCCGGCGATTGACAATGCAGGCGTGGTCCGCGCGGTGCTGGAAAGTGCCCGCCGCACCCGCATCGGGGCTTCCATCTATACCTCCGGTGCTATCACCAAGGGGCGTAAGGGGGAAGAGCTGGCAGGCATCGCGGGTATGAAAGCCGCTGGCTGCGTGATGATCACGGATGATGGTTATTCCGTGGATAATCCCCAGGTCCTGCGTCGCGCCATGGAGTATGCCCGCGATTTCGACCTGCCCCTGGCCAGCCACTGTGAGGTGAAGGAACTGAGCGGTAAAGGCTGCATGCATGAGGGAAAAATCAGCTATTCCCTGGGCCTGCCCGGCATCCCCAGCATCAGTGAGGAAATCTGCATTTCCCGCGATATCCGCCTAGCCGAATACACCGGCGTACACCTGAACATCCAGCACGTGACCACGGCCGAAGGCATGAGCACCATCAAGCGCGCCAAGGACCGTGGGATCCGCGTCACTTGCGAGATCGCGCCACACCATCTGATGTTCAGCCATGAAGACATTGGGGATTACGACACTCATTATAAAATGAATCCCCCCCTGCGGACCAAGGAAGACAACGCGCTCCTCCTTCAAGGCCTTATTGATGGCTGGTTCGATGTTATCGCCACGGACCACGCCCCGCATACACCTTTTGAAAAGAACCAGGACTTCGCCAGTGCCCCGTTTGGCATTACGGGTCTGGAAACCGCTCTACCTAGCCTTTACGATTACTTCATCTCCAAAGGGGTCTTCGGCTGGGATGTCATCGTCAAACGTTTTTCAGCAGAGCCGCGCCGTCTGATGAAGCTGGACCCCGTGCCCGTCAAAGAAGGGGGCATCGCCGATTTCATCCTCTTCAATCCTGACCGCCAGACCACGTTCACGCGCGAGTTCATGAAGTCGAAGAGCATCAATACTCCTTTTCTAGACAAGACCCTCCAGGGCATGGTCGAACGGGTGGTGTATCGTGGCGATGAACTTCTTGTGCGGTAGATAGTATGGGGCCAGACTTTGGATTGCGATCTGCAAACATGACTAACTGGAGGAATGGATTTTATCCATGAAAAGCGGGTTTTGGTTCGCAGTAGATTGCATGCTGCATTCTTTAGTTAAAACCATGCTTTTTCTTTAGCTAAGCACGGGCAATTTCTTGTTTTTTTAAAGTTGCAGAAGTAATACTGCTAAATGCCCTCATACAAGGCTCTCTGGGCCTTCACACTTGCGTCATCTCTGCTCATCTCATCTGCAACAGCAGGAGCTTTCAAATACAGGACAAATCCTGGAGACATGAAATGGGAGGATGGTCGTGTGCCATTCATCTTCAAGCCTGAAGTCACTAACGATGAACGCCTCATCTTTCGGCGGTGTATCCGTGCGTGGCAGCGCTTTGGGAATCTTCGGTTTGTCGATCTTGCCAATCAAGGGCCCAGCGGGGACTATCTGGAAGTGCAGCGCAACGACCTGCGGTTTTTTGATTTGGTCAAGGATGTCAACTATGCATGGATCGGGCGCTCAGGGGGCATGCAGCCTATGTCCATTCATAATTGGGATGACAGCACGGTCGTGCATGAAATGGGGCACACCCTGGGATTCATCCATGAGCAAATGCGCTCAGACAGAGATGATTATGTGACTTTGAACTTTGGTCTGATCAATGGCTTTACGACCATCAATTTCGCCATTGAACCCAATGCGGTGAAGCACACTGCTTATGATCTGGATTCGATCATGCATTATCATAGCAAAGCCTTCATCGACAGTTGGAAGACGGGTGACACGATTACGGCCAACGCACCGAACCAGGAGAAGACCCATACGATGGGCCTGAATCTCTGGTATCCACCCCATCCTGAAGATAAACTCAAAGGCAGCATCGGTGTCATCACCGCGATGCTGAGTGATGGCGACCGTGCGGCCATTGCCACAGAATACGGCCAGCCCACGCAGGTCAAAGGCATCGTC is a genomic window containing:
- a CDS encoding dihydroorotase — encoded protein: MKRLYRHAQIASEDSPKLTLGDVLVEGDRILGVASEITGVTDAEVIDCTGRILLPSLFDIHVHAREPGQEDKENIATCAEAAINGGITGFVMMPNTAPAIDNAGVVRAVLESARRTRIGASIYTSGAITKGRKGEELAGIAGMKAAGCVMITDDGYSVDNPQVLRRAMEYARDFDLPLASHCEVKELSGKGCMHEGKISYSLGLPGIPSISEEICISRDIRLAEYTGVHLNIQHVTTAEGMSTIKRAKDRGIRVTCEIAPHHLMFSHEDIGDYDTHYKMNPPLRTKEDNALLLQGLIDGWFDVIATDHAPHTPFEKNQDFASAPFGITGLETALPSLYDYFISKGVFGWDVIVKRFSAEPRRLMKLDPVPVKEGGIADFILFNPDRQTTFTREFMKSKSINTPFLDKTLQGMVERVVYRGDELLVR